One Arthrobacter sp. StoSoilB20 DNA segment encodes these proteins:
- a CDS encoding universal stress protein: MTGVVIVGVDGSETAMRAAQAARQLAIGLGASLRVVSAFDSNRTEVVEIGTDKWIVSDAAEAETVARTVAERLAQEGLEITYSAARGKPGEALVKEAEMQDASLIVVGNRRMQGLGRVLGSVANTVAHTAPCDVYIAKTDQP, encoded by the coding sequence ATGACCGGAGTTGTGATTGTCGGAGTAGACGGCAGCGAGACGGCAATGAGGGCAGCCCAAGCCGCCCGGCAGTTGGCGATTGGCCTCGGAGCCAGCCTGCGCGTTGTCAGTGCATTCGACAGCAACCGCACAGAGGTGGTGGAGATCGGCACCGACAAGTGGATCGTGTCCGACGCCGCCGAAGCAGAAACCGTGGCACGCACAGTGGCAGAACGCCTGGCGCAGGAAGGCCTCGAGATCACCTACTCCGCGGCGCGCGGAAAGCCTGGTGAAGCACTGGTGAAGGAAGCCGAAATGCAGGACGCCAGCTTGATCGTGGTGGGCAACCGGCGCATGCAGGGCCTGGGACGCGTCCTTGGCAGCGTAGCCAACACAGTGGCGCACACCGCCCCCTGCGACGTCTACATCGCCAAGACCGACCAGCCGTAA
- a CDS encoding GerMN domain-containing protein encodes MDGQERGAVMHAGRGIKGTTTIAAACLVFGLGLVGCTAGPGGTGSPMGTEAGSAAPLPTVFVSPPAASPLSTSAAPTPSAQGTPSIADPSPTSTPASASSYPAPIVSAPSAAPSASPAPSEAVPTQARTAVAPSPEPGTSAPEPSETGTVVTVDTSGPAVYYVAIDDGGSRGVRFGCNDSLVPVRGVAVPGDPLSVALGRLLEAGIPVDSNAALYDALAGSSLRYLSGYMSGSTVVVNLSGSLRPGGVCDIPRIQAQLTQTIVAASGASRAEIYVNGRTLTEALSVR; translated from the coding sequence GTGGACGGACAGGAGCGCGGGGCTGTCATGCATGCCGGACGGGGAATCAAGGGCACGACGACGATCGCAGCTGCCTGCCTCGTCTTCGGATTGGGGCTGGTTGGCTGCACTGCCGGACCTGGTGGCACCGGCAGTCCCATGGGAACCGAAGCCGGAAGCGCGGCTCCTTTGCCGACCGTTTTCGTCAGCCCACCGGCCGCTTCGCCTCTTTCCACGTCTGCCGCCCCGACACCTTCCGCCCAAGGCACTCCGTCCATCGCCGACCCCTCGCCCACTTCCACGCCGGCCTCCGCTTCTTCTTACCCGGCACCCATAGTCTCTGCACCCAGTGCCGCGCCCTCCGCCAGCCCGGCTCCCTCCGAGGCGGTCCCCACGCAGGCGCGCACCGCCGTCGCGCCTTCCCCCGAACCGGGGACCAGCGCTCCGGAGCCTTCCGAAACCGGCACGGTGGTGACAGTGGATACCTCCGGTCCCGCGGTCTACTACGTGGCAATCGACGACGGCGGCTCCCGCGGCGTGCGGTTCGGCTGCAACGACAGCCTGGTTCCTGTCCGCGGCGTGGCCGTGCCCGGGGACCCCTTGAGCGTCGCCCTCGGACGGCTCTTGGAGGCCGGCATTCCGGTGGACAGCAATGCGGCCCTTTACGACGCACTGGCTGGCTCCTCGCTGCGCTATCTCTCGGGCTACATGAGCGGGTCCACCGTGGTAGTGAACCTCAGCGGATCTCTGCGGCCCGGAGGCGTGTGCGACATTCCTCGCATCCAGGCTCAACTGACCCAGACAATCGTCGCGGCCAGCGGTGCGTCGCGCGCTGAAATCTACGTCAATGGCAGGACCCTGACGGAGGCCCTGAGCGTAAGGTGA
- a CDS encoding isocitrate lyase/phosphoenolpyruvate mutase family protein: MTAHQASVTKAEQFHKLHDAGPTPLVLVNVWDAASARVVQEAGATAIATSSSAVSWSLGFRDGDHVPWGLAMAALGRVVGATTLPVTADIETGYGRTDDELRATVHAVLDEGAVGINIEDSGEEPLTDTAEQSRRIALIRAAADDRGIPLFINARTDTFLSGRFGDSAYEETLRRADSYVAAGADGVFVPGVVDLHVLHELSGRIPAPLNALAGVGAPSPLELHDAGVRRVSIGGNTAKAAYAKVARVATEILGDGNWAGLAGTRSHDEMDALFEEGPRYGG, translated from the coding sequence ATGACAGCGCATCAGGCATCCGTGACCAAGGCCGAACAGTTCCACAAACTCCACGACGCCGGGCCCACGCCGCTGGTGCTCGTCAACGTTTGGGACGCTGCGTCCGCACGTGTGGTGCAGGAAGCAGGAGCGACGGCGATCGCCACGTCGAGCTCCGCGGTCTCCTGGAGCCTGGGGTTCCGGGACGGCGACCACGTTCCGTGGGGTCTGGCCATGGCTGCGCTTGGCCGCGTTGTGGGCGCTACAACGCTGCCCGTCACCGCAGACATCGAAACCGGTTACGGACGCACCGACGACGAACTGAGGGCCACCGTCCACGCCGTCCTTGATGAAGGCGCCGTAGGCATCAATATCGAGGACTCCGGCGAGGAACCACTTACCGACACCGCCGAACAGTCACGCAGGATTGCCCTCATCCGGGCCGCTGCCGACGACCGCGGGATTCCGCTGTTTATCAATGCCCGCACCGATACGTTCCTGTCGGGACGATTCGGGGACTCAGCTTATGAGGAGACGTTGCGTCGTGCGGACTCCTATGTCGCCGCCGGTGCCGACGGCGTCTTCGTGCCCGGCGTCGTGGATCTCCATGTCCTCCATGAACTGTCAGGCCGGATACCGGCTCCGCTGAATGCGCTGGCGGGAGTCGGTGCGCCGTCGCCGTTGGAACTGCACGACGCCGGAGTGCGTCGCGTCAGCATCGGCGGCAACACCGCCAAAGCCGCATACGCCAAGGTCGCCCGGGTGGCGACTGAGATTCTGGGGGACGGCAACTGGGCAGGGCTGGCAGGCACGCGCAGCCACGACGAGATGGACGCACTCTTCGAGGAAGGGCCTCGTTACGGCGGGTGA
- a CDS encoding ABC transporter ATP-binding protein — MSTNTSQTPAERLRDAGLYAPGEAVLSVRDLNVRFNSENGVVHAVRGVDFDLMAGKTLGIVGESGSGKSVTSMAIMGLLPETAEITGSVRYKGKELLGLSDKAMCKHRGSDIAMVFQDPLSSLTPVYTVGTQIIEALTVHNPTMSKQAKEARAVDLLRMVGIPSPKDRLKAFPHEFSGGMRQRVMIAIAIANDPRVLIADEPTTALDVTIQAQVLEVLHTAQEETGAAVVMITHDLGVVAGMADDIMVMYAGKPVETGTVEDIYYNPRMPYTLGLLGAVPRVDTATRQSLVPIEGTPPNLALPVTGCSFAARCPMVSDACLHGEPELFPVPGVEGQTLGHKAACIKAEELSGNADAHKIFHAPPKPVSKFDGVPRVERDKVLELKDVKKHFPLLKGALIKRRIGTVKAVDGLSFDIREGECVSIVGESGCGKTTTLLEIMEFHPDQVGEVVIGGVSNKVATDHKTKMAMRKEMQMVFQDPTGALDPRFTVYEVLAEPLENLGMPKAAIRKRIMELMKLVGLQPDHVNRFPNQFSGGQRQRIGIARALAVNPKLVVLDEPVSALDVSVQAGVINLLDKLRAELGLSYLMVAHDLSVVRHISDRVAVMYLGKIVETGHVDDVFDNPRHPYTRALLSAIPVPDPQLERTRERIILQGDLPSPLDAPKGCNFATRCPVFAALPAAKQEKCLTLEPPLASEKEGAQDFACFFPDGEIDADMLVVHA, encoded by the coding sequence ATGAGCACCAACACTTCCCAGACTCCCGCCGAACGGCTCCGCGATGCCGGACTTTATGCCCCCGGCGAAGCAGTCCTCAGCGTCCGCGACCTCAACGTCCGCTTCAACTCCGAGAATGGCGTGGTCCACGCCGTCCGTGGCGTGGATTTCGATCTCATGGCCGGCAAAACCCTGGGCATCGTGGGTGAATCCGGGTCCGGCAAGTCCGTGACCTCCATGGCCATCATGGGCCTCCTGCCCGAGACCGCTGAAATCACCGGCTCCGTCAGGTACAAGGGCAAGGAACTCCTGGGCCTCAGCGACAAGGCCATGTGCAAGCACCGTGGCAGCGATATCGCCATGGTGTTCCAGGACCCGCTGTCCTCACTGACGCCGGTCTACACGGTAGGCACCCAGATCATCGAGGCGCTGACCGTCCACAATCCCACCATGAGCAAGCAGGCCAAAGAAGCCCGCGCCGTCGACCTCTTGCGGATGGTGGGCATCCCCAGTCCCAAAGACCGGCTGAAGGCCTTCCCGCACGAATTTTCCGGCGGCATGCGCCAGCGCGTCATGATCGCCATAGCGATCGCCAACGATCCGCGGGTCCTGATCGCTGATGAACCCACGACGGCGTTGGACGTCACCATCCAGGCGCAGGTGCTCGAAGTCCTGCACACCGCGCAGGAGGAGACCGGCGCCGCCGTCGTGATGATCACCCACGACCTCGGCGTAGTGGCAGGCATGGCGGACGACATCATGGTGATGTATGCGGGCAAACCGGTTGAAACCGGCACTGTGGAGGACATCTACTACAACCCGCGGATGCCCTACACGCTGGGGCTGCTCGGTGCCGTTCCCCGCGTCGACACCGCCACCAGGCAGTCGCTGGTGCCAATCGAAGGAACCCCGCCCAACCTCGCCCTGCCCGTCACCGGATGCTCCTTCGCGGCCCGCTGCCCCATGGTCAGCGACGCCTGCCTGCACGGCGAGCCGGAACTGTTTCCGGTGCCAGGAGTTGAGGGCCAGACTCTGGGACACAAGGCTGCCTGCATCAAGGCGGAGGAACTCTCCGGCAACGCCGACGCGCACAAGATCTTCCACGCGCCGCCCAAGCCGGTTTCAAAGTTCGACGGCGTCCCCCGCGTCGAGCGCGACAAGGTCCTGGAACTCAAGGACGTAAAAAAGCACTTCCCGCTGCTCAAGGGTGCTTTGATCAAGCGACGGATCGGCACGGTCAAGGCCGTGGATGGTCTGAGCTTCGACATCCGCGAAGGCGAGTGCGTCTCGATCGTGGGCGAGTCCGGCTGCGGCAAAACCACCACGCTCCTGGAAATCATGGAGTTCCACCCGGACCAGGTGGGCGAAGTGGTGATCGGCGGCGTCAGCAACAAGGTAGCCACGGACCACAAGACCAAGATGGCCATGCGCAAGGAAATGCAGATGGTCTTCCAGGACCCCACCGGAGCCCTGGACCCGCGCTTCACCGTGTACGAGGTCCTGGCCGAGCCGCTGGAAAACCTGGGCATGCCCAAAGCTGCCATCCGGAAACGCATCATGGAACTCATGAAGCTGGTGGGCTTGCAGCCGGACCACGTGAACCGCTTCCCCAACCAGTTCTCCGGTGGCCAGCGCCAACGCATCGGCATCGCCCGGGCGCTCGCGGTCAACCCGAAGCTGGTGGTTCTGGACGAACCGGTCTCTGCACTGGACGTTTCCGTGCAGGCCGGAGTCATCAACCTGCTGGACAAGCTCCGCGCCGAGTTGGGCCTCAGTTACCTCATGGTGGCCCACGACCTCTCCGTCGTCCGGCACATCTCGGACCGCGTGGCTGTCATGTACCTCGGCAAGATAGTGGAAACCGGCCACGTGGACGACGTCTTCGATAACCCGCGCCACCCCTATACCCGGGCCTTGCTGTCCGCGATTCCGGTGCCGGACCCCCAGCTTGAACGCACCCGTGAACGCATCATCCTGCAGGGTGACCTTCCAAGCCCGCTGGATGCTCCCAAGGGATGCAATTTTGCCACCCGCTGTCCTGTCTTCGCCGCGCTACCTGCCGCGAAGCAGGAGAAGTGCCTTACTCTGGAGCCGCCACTGGCTTCCGAGAAGGAAGGCGCACAGGATTTCGCGTGCTTCTTCCCGGACGGAGAGATAGACGCCGACATGCTGGTGGTGCATGCCTGA
- a CDS encoding TetR/AcrR family transcriptional regulator gives MSSIPMRPDVPLGAPHERSDAARNRERLLVAARDLVAEFGAEALTMDALACKAQVGKGTVFRRFGSRAGLMMTLLSDSESEFQRGFMFGPPPLGPGATPKERLIAFGEGRIYFVLENGELLKAAGAATRNRFDVPATKLSHRHMEILLREAGIADPWVMAMSLTYALDPERIVDDVRVRGISPTRLSDSWRELITRLLPAA, from the coding sequence GTGAGCTCGATCCCCATGAGGCCGGACGTGCCCCTAGGCGCGCCCCATGAGCGCAGTGACGCAGCGAGGAATCGTGAGCGCCTCCTCGTTGCTGCCCGGGATCTTGTGGCCGAGTTCGGCGCCGAGGCGCTGACCATGGACGCGCTCGCCTGCAAAGCGCAGGTGGGCAAGGGAACTGTCTTCCGCAGGTTCGGCAGCAGGGCCGGGCTCATGATGACCCTGCTCAGCGACTCCGAGTCAGAGTTCCAGCGCGGCTTCATGTTCGGGCCGCCGCCGCTGGGGCCCGGTGCTACGCCGAAAGAACGCCTCATTGCTTTTGGCGAGGGGCGGATCTACTTCGTCCTGGAAAACGGCGAACTCCTGAAAGCGGCCGGCGCCGCCACCCGCAACCGCTTTGATGTACCGGCCACCAAGCTTTCGCACCGCCATATGGAAATCCTGCTGCGGGAGGCGGGAATCGCAGACCCGTGGGTCATGGCCATGTCCCTGACCTACGCCCTGGACCCCGAGCGTATTGTGGACGACGTCCGGGTCCGCGGCATTTCGCCTACGCGCCTGAGCGACTCCTGGCGTGAGCTGATCACCCGGCTGCTGCCCGCGGCCTAG
- a CDS encoding ABC transporter permease: protein MTNIIDPIAEIDESRVGDQDVVIGKSRIIFRRFMRNRTAVAGLFIFVALFLFSIFGGFLTQWDKDTLDPLNIGMPPSPDHLLGTTQAGIDLMALIVDGTRTSILIGLIVGGLSVLISAVYGCTMAFFGGKVDATMLFILEALIMMPAILVVAVATSGSGGLKNLPSWLLLVVVLLFFSWMGTARLVRSLSMSLMQRDYVKAAKYMGVPSRRIVWRHLVPNIGSLLVLDFTRGITGAILAEVAFSFIGIGIKLPDVSLGVLIGQATGQVSSFPWMFWVPLTVMFLLTGSLAMMNDGLRDAFDPSSSSIGRAKTKTAKAGK, encoded by the coding sequence ATGACCAACATCATCGATCCCATCGCGGAAATCGACGAGTCCCGGGTGGGCGACCAGGACGTCGTCATCGGGAAGTCCCGCATCATCTTCCGTCGCTTCATGCGGAACCGGACCGCCGTCGCAGGTTTGTTCATCTTCGTGGCGTTGTTCCTCTTCTCGATCTTCGGCGGGTTCCTGACGCAATGGGACAAGGACACCCTTGATCCGTTGAATATCGGCATGCCGCCATCGCCGGACCACCTGCTCGGAACCACGCAGGCCGGCATCGACCTCATGGCGCTCATTGTGGACGGTACCCGGACATCGATCCTGATCGGCCTGATCGTTGGCGGCCTGTCCGTGCTGATCTCCGCTGTGTACGGCTGCACCATGGCCTTCTTCGGGGGCAAGGTGGATGCCACCATGCTGTTCATCCTCGAAGCCCTCATCATGATGCCCGCCATCCTGGTGGTTGCCGTGGCAACCAGCGGCAGCGGAGGCCTCAAGAACCTTCCCAGCTGGCTCCTCCTGGTGGTTGTCCTGCTGTTCTTCAGCTGGATGGGAACCGCCCGCCTGGTGCGCTCGCTTTCCATGTCCCTCATGCAGCGCGACTACGTCAAAGCCGCCAAGTACATGGGTGTCCCTTCCCGCCGCATCGTATGGCGCCACCTGGTTCCCAACATCGGCTCGCTCCTGGTCCTGGACTTCACCCGCGGCATCACCGGTGCCATCCTTGCCGAAGTTGCGTTCTCCTTCATCGGTATCGGAATCAAACTGCCGGACGTCAGCCTCGGTGTCCTCATTGGCCAGGCAACGGGCCAGGTGTCCTCCTTCCCATGGATGTTCTGGGTGCCGCTGACCGTCATGTTCCTGCTGACCGGCTCGCTCGCCATGATGAACGACGGACTCCGTGACGCCTTCGACCCCAGCTCCAGCTCCATTGGGCGGGCCAAGACCAAGACCGCAAAGGCTGGCAAATGA
- a CDS encoding ABC transporter permease, which produces MLKYLMKRSGIYLIMIFLTTSAGYFLAVSSLKPAVLEQEKIPRPTPEQVNASFRGLGLDPEKNAWERYIEWLGGIITRWDWGRSPNGAFVNAEFADRVLVSTRLFIASIILTLVIGVALGVYSAARQYKFQDRVITSYSYLVHILPAPIAYFLVQLGAISINESVGQRIFFVTGISTPGIEPGWPAFIDLVAHYAVPTFAMTIFGWAGYQIAQRQYLLDNVNADFVRTARAKGLTRNQAIRKHALRVSFIPVAQSIAFTIPAIFTGGFFAEAIFAWPGIGLWSIQAISLQDVNVATATLAYGSVIFAIGAILADFATTLVDPRVRVQ; this is translated from the coding sequence ATGCTGAAATATCTGATGAAGCGGTCGGGCATTTACCTGATCATGATCTTCCTGACCACAAGTGCCGGCTACTTCCTGGCCGTCTCATCGCTCAAGCCCGCAGTTCTAGAGCAAGAGAAGATTCCGCGGCCAACCCCTGAACAGGTCAACGCCTCGTTCCGGGGGCTGGGCCTGGACCCGGAGAAAAACGCCTGGGAACGCTACATTGAATGGCTCGGTGGCATCATCACCCGCTGGGACTGGGGACGCAGCCCTAACGGCGCCTTCGTCAACGCCGAGTTCGCCGACCGCGTCTTGGTTTCCACCAGGCTGTTCATCGCCTCGATCATCCTGACCCTGGTCATCGGCGTCGCCCTTGGTGTCTATTCCGCCGCCCGCCAGTACAAGTTCCAGGACCGGGTCATCACGTCCTACAGCTACCTGGTCCACATCCTTCCCGCTCCGATCGCCTACTTCCTGGTGCAGTTGGGCGCGATCAGCATCAATGAAAGCGTTGGGCAGAGGATCTTCTTCGTGACCGGAATTTCGACGCCGGGAATCGAGCCAGGCTGGCCGGCGTTCATTGACCTTGTGGCCCACTACGCCGTGCCCACCTTCGCGATGACCATCTTCGGTTGGGCCGGTTACCAGATCGCCCAGCGCCAGTACCTGTTGGACAACGTCAATGCCGACTTCGTCCGCACGGCACGGGCCAAGGGACTGACCCGGAACCAGGCCATCAGGAAACACGCATTGCGCGTCTCCTTCATTCCGGTGGCCCAGAGCATTGCCTTCACCATTCCGGCGATCTTCACCGGCGGCTTCTTCGCTGAGGCCATCTTCGCCTGGCCCGGCATCGGCCTCTGGAGCATCCAGGCCATCAGCCTCCAGGACGTCAACGTCGCCACCGCAACGCTTGCGTACGGCTCGGTGATCTTCGCGATCGGCGCCATCCTTGCCGACTTCGCCACCACATTGGTCGATCCACGAGTGAGGGTCCAGTAA
- a CDS encoding phosphatase PAP2 family protein, whose product MAGPDGASAAAPAGAGLAVADAGHVPPQLVTGHWRTFARVLTEVFQPPVVVMVLLLISPAIEPGFPGTMWFGLLAAVFVCVLPLAYVLVMVKLGRITDHHVSDRRQRPALLLMALVSVVAGLGVLELLNGPASVSVMIIALIGGIAILAVVSAFWKMSGHASALAAAAVIVVAMFGPAWWPVLLLVPAVGWSRLVLRAHTLGQVIVGSLFGGVVIAGLWWLLREWML is encoded by the coding sequence ATGGCCGGACCGGACGGTGCTTCCGCGGCTGCACCGGCCGGGGCTGGGCTGGCGGTTGCCGATGCCGGCCATGTTCCCCCGCAGCTTGTAACGGGCCACTGGCGCACGTTTGCCCGGGTTCTGACGGAAGTATTCCAGCCGCCGGTTGTGGTGATGGTGCTGCTGTTGATCAGCCCCGCAATCGAACCCGGGTTTCCTGGAACCATGTGGTTCGGACTCCTGGCCGCAGTGTTCGTCTGCGTCTTGCCGCTGGCCTACGTGCTGGTGATGGTCAAACTGGGCAGGATCACAGACCACCATGTCAGCGACCGACGCCAGCGCCCGGCGTTGCTGCTGATGGCCCTGGTCTCAGTGGTGGCCGGGCTGGGCGTACTGGAGCTGTTGAACGGCCCTGCCAGTGTCTCGGTGATGATCATTGCGCTCATCGGAGGCATCGCCATTTTGGCCGTGGTGAGTGCCTTTTGGAAGATGAGCGGCCACGCCTCTGCCTTGGCCGCGGCGGCTGTCATTGTGGTGGCCATGTTCGGACCTGCCTGGTGGCCGGTGTTGCTCCTGGTCCCGGCAGTGGGCTGGTCGCGGTTGGTCCTGCGCGCTCACACCCTGGGCCAGGTCATTGTGGGCTCGCTGTTCGGCGGAGTGGTGATCGCCGGATTGTGGTGGCTGCTGCGCGAGTGGATGCTGTAG
- a CDS encoding NADPH-dependent FMN reductase: MSKSTVLTLVGSLRADSHNKKLAEAIQLNAPENVDVQIHGSLGTIPFYNEDIDVEGQVPAEAAALRAAAADADTILLVTPEHNGTMPASLKNAIDWLSRPFGAGALSGKPTAVVGTAFGQFGGVWAQDEARKAAGIAGAKVLEDVKLAVPGSMIRFAELHPKDDAEVVEQIKAIFEPLTAVQDEEAAA; the protein is encoded by the coding sequence ATGTCCAAGAGCACCGTTCTTACCCTCGTCGGCAGCCTTCGCGCCGATTCCCACAACAAGAAGCTCGCCGAGGCCATCCAGCTGAACGCTCCGGAGAACGTTGACGTCCAGATCCACGGTTCACTGGGCACCATCCCGTTCTACAACGAGGACATCGACGTCGAAGGCCAGGTCCCCGCCGAAGCCGCCGCCCTCCGCGCCGCAGCAGCCGATGCCGACACCATCCTCTTGGTCACCCCCGAGCACAACGGCACCATGCCTGCATCGCTGAAGAACGCCATCGACTGGCTGTCCCGCCCATTCGGCGCCGGCGCCCTCTCCGGCAAGCCGACCGCCGTCGTCGGTACCGCCTTTGGCCAGTTCGGTGGCGTGTGGGCCCAGGACGAGGCCCGCAAGGCTGCCGGCATTGCCGGCGCCAAGGTCCTCGAAGACGTCAAGCTGGCAGTTCCGGGTTCCATGATCCGCTTCGCTGAACTGCACCCGAAGGACGACGCCGAGGTCGTAGAGCAGATCAAGGCCATCTTTGAGCCGCTGACCGCCGTCCAGGACGAAGAAGCAGCAGCCTAG
- a CDS encoding PLP-dependent aminotransferase family protein — translation MTHETLDAGATLPAEAIDAIERAATAAHPHEELFSARAANIKQSAVRDVFDISMRPGLVSLAGGNPYLQSLPLEKLGQTAARIIAEEGMTALQYGGGQGTEELRRQICDVMAAEGITDALPENVVITAGSQSAQDVATKVFCNPGDVVLVENPTYVGALNTFEAYQVEVEPIDMDDDGLVPEHLEARIAALQSEGKNIKFLYTIPNFNNPSGITLAAERRQRIVDICRKANIIVLEDNPYGLLRFDGHPIAPMRAANPDDVIYFGSFSKIFAPGLRIGWALVPAHLQRRFYLASEAVTLCPPPLNQMLVSAYLREYDWQGQIDTYRTLYAERCQALLSALEEYMPAGLTWTRPDGGFFVWVTLPDGVDTYPLLGKAIDAGVVFIPGAAFSPADGPSNKLRLAFSAVPPDTITEGVRRLAPVLAEAITAINEGATQ, via the coding sequence GTGACCCACGAAACATTGGATGCCGGCGCAACGCTGCCCGCTGAAGCCATCGACGCCATTGAGCGTGCCGCCACGGCCGCCCACCCGCACGAGGAACTCTTCTCCGCGCGGGCCGCCAATATCAAACAGTCCGCCGTGCGGGACGTCTTCGACATCTCCATGCGCCCGGGGCTCGTCTCCCTTGCCGGAGGCAACCCGTACCTGCAGTCGCTGCCCCTGGAAAAGCTGGGACAGACCGCCGCCAGGATTATCGCCGAGGAAGGCATGACCGCCCTGCAGTACGGCGGGGGCCAAGGTACCGAGGAACTCCGCCGGCAGATCTGCGATGTCATGGCAGCCGAGGGCATTACCGACGCCCTGCCGGAAAACGTCGTCATCACCGCAGGCTCGCAGTCGGCGCAGGACGTAGCCACCAAGGTCTTCTGCAACCCCGGTGATGTGGTCTTGGTGGAAAACCCCACCTACGTCGGCGCGCTGAACACGTTCGAGGCGTACCAGGTTGAGGTGGAGCCGATCGACATGGACGACGACGGCCTGGTGCCGGAGCATCTTGAGGCCAGGATCGCGGCGCTCCAGTCCGAGGGCAAGAACATCAAGTTCCTCTACACCATTCCCAACTTCAACAACCCCTCCGGCATCACGTTGGCAGCGGAGCGCCGGCAACGGATCGTCGATATATGCCGCAAGGCGAATATTATTGTCCTGGAAGACAACCCCTACGGACTCCTTCGCTTCGACGGGCATCCCATAGCGCCGATGCGTGCCGCGAACCCGGACGACGTCATCTATTTCGGCTCGTTCTCCAAGATCTTCGCTCCCGGACTCCGGATTGGCTGGGCGCTGGTTCCTGCCCACCTCCAGCGCCGCTTCTACCTCGCGTCCGAGGCAGTGACGCTCTGCCCACCGCCACTGAATCAAATGCTGGTCTCGGCATACCTCCGGGAATACGACTGGCAAGGCCAGATCGACACTTACCGCACGCTCTACGCTGAGCGCTGCCAGGCCTTGCTCTCGGCACTTGAGGAGTACATGCCGGCAGGCCTCACCTGGACCCGGCCGGACGGCGGCTTCTTCGTGTGGGTCACGCTGCCCGACGGCGTGGATACCTATCCCCTGCTGGGCAAAGCGATCGACGCCGGAGTCGTCTTCATTCCCGGAGCAGCCTTCTCACCCGCGGACGGCCCCTCCAACAAGTTGCGCCTGGCGTTCAGCGCGGTACCGCCGGATACCATTACCGAAGGCGTCCGCCGCCTGGCACCAGTTTTGGCAGAAGCCATCACAGCCATCAATGAAGGAGCAACACAATGA